A region of Granulicella sibirica DNA encodes the following proteins:
- a CDS encoding Uma2 family endonuclease: MSEVLAVATVNAALVPLEVYLRTTYRPDRDWIDGETKERNVGEGPHAVIQKFLAMYLGSHEEEWDILVRTEQRVQTSTTQFRIPDVCVTQGSEPFEAIVTTPPLLCIEILSRDDRMNDMQERIDDYLAMGVENIWVIDPRLRQLYATDVAGSVSSVQHALEIAGTPIRLDAETLFKQLNKLVGLA; encoded by the coding sequence GACGGTGAATGCTGCGCTGGTTCCGCTTGAGGTTTATCTCCGGACGACGTATCGGCCTGATCGGGATTGGATTGACGGCGAGACGAAGGAGAGGAACGTCGGTGAGGGACCGCACGCTGTCATTCAGAAGTTCCTTGCGATGTATCTCGGCTCGCACGAAGAGGAATGGGATATCCTCGTCCGAACCGAGCAGAGGGTGCAAACCTCGACGACACAGTTCCGCATTCCTGACGTTTGCGTGACCCAAGGCAGTGAGCCGTTTGAAGCGATCGTTACGACGCCTCCTCTGCTGTGCATCGAGATCCTTTCGCGGGACGATCGCATGAACGACATGCAGGAGCGGATCGACGACTACCTGGCCATGGGTGTGGAGAACATATGGGTCATCGATCCTCGCCTTCGCCAGCTTTATGCCACAGATGTTGCGGGCTCGGTTTCGTCGGTTCAGCACGCGTTGGAGATTGCGGGTACACCGATTCGTCTGGACGCAGAAACGCTTTTCAAACAGCTCAACAAGCTGGTAGGTCTCGCCTGA